Part of the Pseudoliparis swirei isolate HS2019 ecotype Mariana Trench chromosome 3, NWPU_hadal_v1, whole genome shotgun sequence genome, cctaaggagagaaaaaagaggagataggtgctcagtgcatcctaaaacgtcccccagcagctataagcctatagcagcatatcaaagggctggaccagggcaaacctgattcaaccctaactataagctctgtcaaagaggaaagtcttaagtctgctcttaaatgaggtgactgtgtctgcctcccggactgaaattggaagctggttccataaaagaggagcttgataactaaaggctctggctcccattctactttttaagactctaggacatgggtgtcaaactcattttcaccgagggccacatccgcctcatggctgccctcaaagggccggttgtcactatcacggtataattctaactactccagaacatattgttaaataactgtctttgcatttgtttattgtttatttaggtgtacttatataaatgtataactattagggctgtcagcgttaacgcgttaatctatgcgattaatttggccgcgttaacgcactaaaatattttaacgcaaatgtgttcttttttaaaaaattttaaccgcggcagtacggtttgacactgtttccatttttaaaacaattatttctctgcgaaaataaggagcagaaatcagtttaactcgtggatgaatcagtcgcgtttcctcctgctcctccttcctcccgtctccccctctgatacacagaggaacggaggggcgacgtgtcgggtgacgcggcgcggaaagaactcgtcacacgaaatcttcaccgtgatttgtcaatccgtttgtctgtcaacatttcggtaaaaaaacaaccaatgaacactcagtaaatcacaaaggacctcccacctcacaggttaggctcatttggcagcctgtcagtcagagaaccagagaacacggcgcgaggacaatgagccttatttcagagctgagattgttctggaatgtttgatgtataacacgtgggggggtgtcacatgcaaaagactttaaacggtgaatttaatttattttgtaaaatgtataaaatgcccacagcctccagagggttaacgtgacatttttgaatgtcagtcagttaccaaggccactggttctgctgctgttcaatgttaaagatgacaggaccaatggggtctcaatgtatttttttaaattactaatctgatgtttcactgaagaaacaatttatcatccacgatattaaatacctcgctggcactgtatatgtaggagcctctttgaaaacacagctctgtgtgaagttttgtctttaaaaagaaggaaaacacttttaagcgcgattaatcgcaatttcaaaatgtgcgattatttagttaattttttttaatcgattgacagccctaattattacattaactttgttaaaagctttgtcacagttgagacaggtggttctccactggtctgggtagtggttctccactggtctgggcagtggttccactggtctggggctgtggttctctactggtctgacTTTGGGACGcactgagacctaaatcgagggacatttttaacttctcaaatgtatttaatgaaaagatggtgcagtttgaacctgagatttCAGACTATCAtagtatgcacaacaaaactatttagtaatattcccttttacagtcaattatgaaccaacaagtgaatcttaaggacacaaggtaatacaacatacattactactcagtaacttcagactttaaaacatgtctaaacagtgctttcatgcataaacatgaaataaaaaagtctggttttaaaaagcctcaagatgtaattcatgtctcactcactgaacctctgacacataaagctgctctacaagtcagagtcttgaggagcagcttttatacaaactataaataaattaaacaagggtaattaaaaaagattcacatattcaacattaacttttcttctgactatattataaatactgaacaacatgaagcagcactcacttcaaccttggTGACCACTGAcgtagacctgatggaggaattcataataggggaactggggatgtttgttgaTACAAAGTCAGGGCtttcaagtctcacgcattgagcgtgagactcacgcatttcggtcttaactcacgcactcccgccacacatcgtatttctcacgctgaaaaaaactcggctatttaatgcttgaatgcaggggtgctcaatacgccgatcgattggtcgatcgcggtcgctgcagagctccgacgccggcctgcgcgcatcgggacggagcaaaacaatagtcactagcacccccccacccagtcaacaactcttctcgatgccggcgcgcgcaacgctcagctgcgatgcgcgcacaggtgagcatcgggtgctgatggaaatgtcacgcttgcctgtcttcaaaacttgagagccctgcaaagtcaatgtggtcacactCGCACGCACGCGCGTgtggatgtccgccgggcgggtgaatgacaggacgcgaaaaatgcgcctcattcgggctgattttttaaactcgggcggtaaaagtaggcgagactgttgaaatgctccgcgtgacgtcactgaatCAGAACCTACCgaggatatcgatcgtctggaagcggccgtcatccagacgcagctcctggagaagctgcgtgcggctacggataatataaaatgtaatatttatattattaaccgagactcgagggcttgatggtccgacgtgtgtgggactttctcaacagaacaaagagtgtgtatttcttccgtggtggacggtggtaacgaactgttatatgccacgataagccacgccccctcgccGGCGCTTCTAGCGCGAGTGACGAAAACGTGACGAATAGTCCGGCgactgaactcacgcgagtacatttagtaaagcaacgcaagggttcgcctctcctctggcgtgaacgcagcatgaaggagcgtgaacagaccgcagtccgctgcaaaaaaaatgaccttcaaaataaaagcacaagatttttttccctccctttttaagaaaaggcatcatatatatttcatgccgtcgcgggccacataaaatgacgtggcgtgccacatttggcccgcgggccatgagtttgacacgtatgctctaggaactacaagtagtcccgcatttagtgagcgcagctctctagtggggcaatatggtactacaagctcctatAAATAGAAACAGATACAAAAAATTGACCTCATTTGCAAAAATAGAGGCAGCATAGTTACACAAGGAGTACACATGTATTTCATacaatcaaatacaaaacaacacaTTACACCGAGTAAAAACAAATGCCCAAACATCAACAGAATGTgttattaaaatacattcaatagaATGTGCACTGTATAATACACACAGACTAAAAGGCAGTGAGACATGAAAACACAgattgtacagattgtaaagcactccgagactaatttgtaatttgtgaaattgggctatacaaatatactgaattgaattgaattgaaaaacatTGTTGTGCGTGGCAGCAGTCTGATGGCTCTGTGTGCCGAACTGCTATTGGATGACTTTGCTCAACTCAGTTATTTGCTTGATAGTGTCGTGTTCACGTACAGTGTTTGTAAGGCCATATTGGCCATATTTGGTTCAGACCTTGGTGAGTTGTAATAACTTAAGGGATCCTATAACAGTTTAGAAATCGCTGTCATCAGATCAAAATCTTAGTTTGTCCTATACAACAATGATTAATAACCTGCTAAACCCATTGTGGCTTTTTGCTAATTAgtaaatgttagcatgctaacatgttaaACTAAAAGAGTGGGGAAGTTTTGCTTTTCCATTGAGAGGTCCTGGGATAGAGATGTCATatgttgtacagattgtaaagccctctaaggcGAATTTGTAATtggtgattttgggctatacaaatgtattgaattgaaattgaccTGCTAATTAATAGTGTTATTGTCTTTGTTAGTTTTTATGTGAAAGCAGTGAAAGTGCAGCCTCATAGAACCAGCTACAGCTTCACTGGTGGATGTGTCATTTTTGctttattaaaacaataatgGGTTAGGTAAACTTTGTTTTCCTATGTTGCTGTGTAATATTGATGCATCTGAAACCGGTGTAAAATGTCAGGAGCTCTTTAACTGATGACGTGAATCATTAATATTTACGGGAGGCCCTCGCATTTTCTTTAACATTCCTGGATGTTCATGTAAAATGTATGAACATTTTTATATTCAATCATCTAGTCACACAACCAGAGTTCACTTATCAGTTACGGAGTGCTGGGTAACTCGTCtcctttttaatttgtgataatttCCTTCCTGCAGACACTGAAGTATGCTTTCCAAACTCATGATCGACTCTGTTTTGTAATGGAATACGCTAATGGAGGCGAGGTGAGACCTCACAGTCACATGGAGATGCACTAAATGCCACTCGATGTCAACAGCTTTCCATGCACATTCAAACACTGCCCTTTCATTTTCAGCTTTTCTTCCACCTGTCACGGGAGCGAGTGTTCACAGAGGATCGGGCACGCTTTTATGGGGCTGAGATTGTGTCAGCGCTCGAGTACCTCCATTCATGTGATGTTGTTTACCGGGATCTCAAGGTGAATATACAATATTCAAACCATGACTTTTGAGAAAATTATGTGATGGATTGTGGTTTTCGATTTTACTTTTTTATCCATTCATACTTTAGTTGGAATATAATTCAAGCATTTAGAAGCAGTTAATAGCAGTTTcagtgtttatttgtattgataCTTCAATCAAAGTTACATTTCCAGTCGAAATTATCTGGAAATTGTATTCTTTCACTGCTTTGATTCAATCAATTTGCTCAAAGCTAGTTCTTCATCTTAAGTCTGACTAAGTTACAATGTATTGTGGGCAAATAAAGACTTTTTGTCGAACAAAAAAACATGGCTCATCGAGTGCCTGTGTTAAACTGCTcagctctctttcttttctccagcAGAAAATGTTTGCCTGATGGAAAAGGTTTTTGGGGATAAAATGCAGAGCTGAGCTGCTTATTGATGTAGCAGGACTCGGTACGTCAGCTAACCAGTCAAAGACCAATAATGTGCTCAATGCTGTATATTTTCAACTGGTTATTGGTCGCTCATTTGGTGCCATTGGCCAGCAGGTGTCACTGATTGCTGCAGGAAAACATGGCTCTTAGTGTGGAAAAAGACCAGAGCTGGGTGGCTTACATAAATCACTCTTTAAGTGAACTATAATTTCGCAGCAAATCTCATCACTGTGTCAATAAATGATTGACTATTCAGTGACCCTTTcagtttgataaaaaaaaaaaatttcattcTCAGCTCAAACACTGTAATCGTAGCCGTGAATGATTGAAAGAGTCTCATCtgatgtgtttgtcatttgactCTCTCAGCTGGAGAATCTGATGCTGGATAAAGACGGCCACATCAAAATCACAGATTTTGGCCTTTGTAAGGAAGGCATTACTCCTGACGCAACCATGAAAACTTTCTGTGGTACTCCTGAATATCTGGCACCTGAGGTAAGGTACTAAAACTGACTGCGTAGCacatgatacatatatatatatatatatatttgtgtgtgtgtgtatatatgtatatacatatacgtgaatatatatatatatatatatatacaggactgtctcagaaaattagaatattgtgataaagttctttattttctgtaatgcaatttaaaaaacaaaaatgtcatgcattctggattcattacaaatcaactgaaatattgcaagccttttattcttttaatattgctgattatggcttacagcttaagaaaactctaaaatcctatctcataaaattagaatatttcctcagaccaagttaaaaaaaagatttataacagcaaaacaaaatcaaacatttgaaaatgtccattaatgcactcagtacttggttgggaatccttttgcacggattactgcatcaatgcggcgtggcatggaggcaatcagcctgtggcattgctgagggtttatggatgcccaggatgcttcaatagcggcctttagctcatttgcattgttgggtctggtgtctttcagcttcttcttcataataccccacaaattctctatggggttcaggtcaggggaattggcaggccaatcgaggacagtaatgccatggtcagtacaccagttactggtggttttggcactgtgggcaggtgccagatcatgctggaaaatgaaatcctcatctccatagagcttttcagcagacggaagcatgtagtgctctaaaatctcttggtacacagctgcatttactctggacttgatgaaacacagtggaccaacaccagcagctgacatggctccccaaaccatcactgactgtgggaacttcacactggatttcaagcaacttggattttgcgcctctctttttgtgtcttaccctcctgatggagggtgtcaatgatggtctctggacagcagtcagatcagcagtcttccccatacttgtgatttagtttactgaaccaagctgagtgtttttcaaggctcaggaaacccttgcaggtgtttcgagttaattagacgattcaattgatttgtttaataccctactagtatactttttcatgatattctaatatttagagataggatatttgagttttcttaagctgtaagccataatcagcaatattaaaagaataaaaggcttgcaatatttcagttgatttgtaatgaatccagaatgcatgacatttttgtttttttaattgcattacagaaaataaagaactttatcacaatattctaattttctgagacagtcctgtatatatatatatacacatgtatatgtatatatatatatacactgggtacggaaagtattcagacccctttaaatacttcactctttgtttcattgcagccatttgctaaaatcaaaaaaatgcattttatttctcatttatgtacactcagcaccccatcttgacacaatgtagaaatgtttgcaaattaataaaaaaagaaaaactgaccctattcagaccctttgctcagtattgAGTAGAAGCACCCTTTTGAGCTAGTACAGCCATGAGTCTTCTTGGGAATGATGCAACAAGTGTTTCACACCTGGATTCGGGGATCCTCTGCCATTCTTCCTTGCAGATCCTCTctagttccatcaggttggatggtgaACGTTGGACAGCCATTTTCAGGTCTCTCCAGAGATGCTCAATTGGGTTTTGGTCAGGGCGCTGGCTGGGCCAGCCAAGTATAGTCACAGAGTTgttccgaagccactcctttgttattttAGCTGTGCGCTTAGGGTCATTGTTTTGTTGGAAGGGgaacctgatccgatgtgaggttttgggacagggatgtctatgtgtacagattgtaaagcactctgagacaaatttgtaatttgtgaaaatgggctatacaaataaactgaattgaaccttCGGCCCACTCTGAGGTCCAAAGCACTCTGGAAGAGGTTTTCTTCCAGGATATCTCTGTACTTGGCCGCATTCAGCTTTCCTTCAATTGCAACCAGTCATCCTGTCCCTGCAGCTGAAAAACACCCCCATaacatgatgctgccaccaccatgtttCACTGTTGGGATTGTATTgggcaggtgatgagcagtgcctggttttctCCACACATACCGATTAGAATTAATGCCAAAAAGTTAAATCTTGGTCTCATCATGCCAGAGAATCTTATTTCTCATAGTCTGGGAGTCTTTCATGCTTTTTTTGGTCAAACTCTATGCAGGCTTTCATATGTCTTGCACTGAGGAGAGGCTTCCGTCTGACCACTCTGCCATAAAGCCCCGACTGGTGGAGGGCTGCAATGATAGTTGACTTTGTGGAACTTTCCTCCATTTCCCTGCTTCATCTCTGGAGCTCAAATTTctacaattcagtttttttctgtcaggatgatgaagatgaatgaacttttttgatttgatCAAATGGCTGCAATTAAACAAAGAGTAAACAATTTAAAGGGgactgaatactttccgtacccactgtatatgtatatttgtgtgtatacaggactgtctcagaaaattagaatattgtgataaagttctttattttctgtaatgcaattaaaaaaacaaaaatgtcatgcattctggattcattacaaatcaactgaaatattgcaagccttttattcttttaatattgctgattatggcttacagcttaagaaaactctaaaatcctatctcataaaattttaatatttcctcagacgaagtaaaaaaaaagatttataacagctgagtgtttgtcaaggctcaggaaacccttgcaggtgtttcgagttaattagacaattcaagtgatttgtttaataccctactagtatactttttcatgatattctaatatttagagataggatatttgagttttcttaagctgtaagccataatcatcaatattaaaagaataaaaggcttgcaatatttcagttgatttgtaatgaatccagaatgcatgacatttttgtttttttaattgcattgcagaaaataaagaacttcatcacaatattctaattttctgagacagtcctgtatatgtatctatatatatttatatagatgtgtatatatgtgtgtatagtatatttatgtgtatatatgtatatatatatatgtgtatatttagatatattaatgtgtgtgtgtgtatatttatatatatatataagtgtgtgtgcttgtgtgtatatatatgttatatatgtatttttatatatgtttgtatatatataaatgtgtgtatatatatatgtgtctctgTATATACAGCGGGTAAAATAAGTATTGAACACGTCACCATTTTTCCCAGTAAATATATTTCCAAAGGTGCTATTGACATGAAATGTTCACCAGATGTTGGTAAGAACCCAAGTAATCCATACACATaagaaaccaaaacaaatgAGCTCAGAAATTAAATTACGTGTAATAATGTGAAATGACACAGAGAAAAAGTATTGAACACGCTTATTGATATTTATGTAATACTTTGTACAAAAGCCTTTGTTGGCAATGACAGCTTCAAGACGCCTCCTGTATGGGGAAACTAGTCGCATGCATTGCTCAGGTGTGATTTTGGCCCattcttccacacacacagtcttcaaATCTTGAAGGTTCTGTAGGCCTCTTCTATGAATCTTGATCTTCAGTTCTTTCCAATGATTTTCAATTGGATTCAAGTCAGGTGATTGGCTAAGCCATTCTAGTAGCTTGAATTTCTTTTTCTGAAACCAATTGAGAGTTtccttggctgtgtgcttgGGATCATTGTCTTGCTGAAATGTCCACCCtcgtttcatcttcatcatcctgaTAGATGGCAGCAGATTTGTATCAAGAATGTCTCGGTACATTTTTCCATTCATCCTTCCTTCAATTATGTGGAGTTTGCCAGTACCGTATGCTGAAAAGCAGCCCCACACCATGATGTTCCCACCTCCAAACTTCACTGTTGGTATGGTGTTTTTAGGGCGATGTGCAGTGCCATTTCTCCTCCAAACATGGTGTGTATTATGGCATCCAAAGAGTTCAATTTTGCTCTCATCTGACCAGACTATTTTCCCAGTATTTCACTGGCTTTCCCAAATGTTGTGCAGCAAACTTAAGACGAGCTTCAACATGCTTTTTTTTCAGCAATGGAGTCTTGCGTGGTGAGCGTCATACAGGCTATGGTGGTTGAGTGCATTACTTACTGTTTTCTTTGAAACAATTGTACCTGCTAATTCCAGGTCTTTTTTCAAAAGTGGTCCTTGGCTCTTGGACAACTCTTCTGATAATTCGTTTCACTCCTCTGTCAGAAATCTTGCGAGGAGCACCTGGTCGTGTCAAATTTATGGTGAAATGATGATCTTTCCACTTCTGTATTATGGCCCCAACAGTGCTCACTGGAACATTCAGAAGCTTAGAAATGCGTCTGTACCCAATGCCATCAGAATGTTTTGCAACAATTACCGTGCGAAGGTCTTGAGACAGCTCTTTGCTTTTACCCACCCTCCctttcttcatgtgttcaatACTTTTTCCCTGTGTCATTTCACATTATTACACATAACTTACTTTCTGAACTTATTTGGTTTGGTTTCTTTGTATATATGGATTACTTGGGTTGTTACCAACATCTGGTGAAAATGACATGTCAATAGCATCTTTGGAAATATATTTACTGAGAAAAATGGTGACGTGTTCAATACTTATTTTACccgctgtatatatatgtgcgaTGTATAGAGTTAGGTGATgtgcaataaatataaatgttcacATTTGCAAATTCAAAATATATCCTTATTGCCTTTGTTGTGAATTGTAATCACACAAATTCCTGTTTCTCAGGTCCTAGAGGATAATGACTACGGCCGAGCGGTGGACTGGTGGGGTCTCGGTGTAGTCATGTACGAGATGATGTGTGGCCGTCTGCCTTTCTACAACCAAGACCATGAGCGTTTGTTTGAGCTCATACTCATGGAGGAGATCCGCTTCCCCAGGAACCTGTCGCCTGAGGCCAAGTCCTTGCTGGCTGGCCTGCTCAAGAAGGACCCCAAacagaggttgtgtgtgtgtgtgtttgtgtgcgggtGGGGATtagggcgtgtgtgtgcgcgcgcgcagtGGTTACGGGCGTGTGTGCTGGGAATGCTTTCTTAATACTTACATGATCATGTTTGGATTGACAGGTTGGGTGGAGGTCCCAACGATGCCAAAGAAGTAATGAGTCACACTTTTTTCACCACCATCAACTGGCATGATGTGGTACAGAAGAAGGTAAGGCATTGTGAGACTAAAGAAAGTGAAAATTAGTCACTAAAACAAGCCTTTAAATGTGTGATACCAGACACTTTTTTCCGGATTGAATAATTATTGTTCTGTGTAGTTTGTATAAAAAATGCTTACATTTAGAAAATTGCTCTCAGGGTTGTGAACCATGCTGCTGGAAAAACAGCAGCTGATCTCTAATTCATAGAAATGAAAGTCATCTCTATAAATTGGAATCAACTAACCTTTTTCTATGATACGTTTGCAATGtatcaaacacatttaaaaacggTATGTGTTTTCAAGTCATCAGTATTGAGCAAgtggttattttttcttttcatcaacTGATGGTCAGAAAATGTCGTGCTTTATGAAAACCTAAACTCTAAAAATGCACTTCTCCGTTAATTTCTTACTGCAACTAAGAAAGCGTGTATACTTCTATAATTGTATCATGAATTCCAGagacagcaacaaaaaaacgatggtggaaagagaaaataatagAGCTTGTGTTCTTAACATGTTGAGTTTAGCTATGGTTATATTGTTCTTAGAGAAGATATCTCCCTATTCATCAGTAATGATACAATCCTGCTCCGCCACATAGTAGATAGAATGTATATTCTTTAGATATGAACAAAGTACACAGGTAGTGTGTTAACAGTGCCTCCATTTAGTTATAAATCTAGTCTTTTTCCAATCAAATGGCATTTTAGTAATCGTCTCCCCTTCCATCATCAGCTCACCCCACTCTTCAGACCGCAAGTGACTTCAGAGACAGACACCCGGTACTTTGATGAGGAGTTCACAGCACAGACTATCACGCTCACTCCTCCAGACAAGTGTAAGTGTCTTCTGACTAGGCAGCAACACCAGTGTCCATGATCACAGTCTGGGACTGGAGTCTGACCAATGACTTCTGGTGTCATCTTCTTACAGATAACAGTCTGGACTGTGAGGATCCCAGCCAACAAGCACATTTCCCCCAGTTCTCCTATTCTGCAAGCATAAGAGAGTGATAGCATCtctgccaaacacacacacacacacacacacaaagccaggAGACATTAACACCTGAGCCACATCCTTGCAGGTATAAAATTAGCTTAACCTCCATCTTTAATGAGGTTTTAGTCCATTAGGCTCTAAGTGCCTCAGCTGGTGGACATACTGTTCAATTGAACCACACTACGGACAAAGCCTGGCCACACTGGCTATACTGTATCAAAGTGGATTTCACATAGTAATCAGAACAACCCAACAACACAATGCCTGTAGCACCTTTAAATGGCCGATTGTAAACCACCAATCATTTTAACACATTCTTGTTATGCTCTTTATGGAAGCCATACAGTTCCTCCATGATGTTTCCAAGTTCTCTTCTTCAGAACTAGCTCTTACCACCGGTGATAGATAGGTTTGTATCTGAGGGAGGAACCAGCAGGCAAGTTTGTCGGGTGTTTTTCTCTTTGTTGTGTGAAtcttttgttcctctttgtttTTGAGAAAAGGTCATCAAATCCAAACTGAATCTCATCAGTTTAGTCAGAGCATGAGCTTTCGTGTGTCAAAATACAATGCTCGATATGCATCAGGAACAACAGATGAATTGATAACACATAA contains:
- the LOC130210815 gene encoding RAC-beta serine/threonine-protein kinase-like, producing the protein MNEVNIVREGWLHKRGEYIKTWRPRYFILKSDGSFIGYKEKPDQPSSPLNNFSVAECQLMKTERPRPNTFVIRCLQWTTVIERTFHVDSNEEREEWMRAIQSVANGLKMREQEEEEPMDMFGSPNESSLEEMEVYMSKNRSKVTMSDFEYLKLLGKGTFGKVILVKERSTGVHYAMKILRKEVIIAKDEVAHTVTESRVLQNTRHPFLTTLKYAFQTHDRLCFVMEYANGGELFFHLSRERVFTEDRARFYGAEIVSALEYLHSCDVVYRDLKLENLMLDKDGHIKITDFGLCKEGITPDATMKTFCGTPEYLAPEVLEDNDYGRAVDWWGLGVVMYEMMCGRLPFYNQDHERLFELILMEEIRFPRNLSPEAKSLLAGLLKKDPKQRLGGGPNDAKEVMSHTFFTTINWHDVVQKKLTPLFRPQVTSETDTRYFDEEFTAQTITLTPPDKYNSLDCEDPSQQAHFPQFSYSASIRE